Proteins encoded by one window of Phycisphaerae bacterium:
- the ruvB gene encoding Holliday junction branch migration DNA helicase RuvB has protein sequence MAINRVISAQSLNDAEENFNVSLRPKLLNECIGQGNVKDKLAIAIAAAKQRGEPLEHILFYGPPGLGKTTLANVVANEMGARIRCSSGPALTKQGDVMGLLSNINTGDVLFIDEIHRLSTPVEEFIYPAMEEFRVDFTVDSGLHAKTINFPLKRFTLIGATTRAGLLSAPLRGRFGMLYHLEFYSAEELTSILERSAKLLDLHCDDDTLKLIAARSRGAPRTANRLLKRVRDYAQVKGQGALTAKIVESALKMEQIDPLGLDELDRAFMRALSVTYDGGPAGIDAIAATLGEERDTLEDVVEPYLLQIGFLRRTKRGREITAKACKHLGLKYHEKKDSPDLFEKQQPSAD, from the coding sequence ATGGCAATAAACAGAGTCATAAGTGCTCAATCGCTGAACGACGCAGAGGAGAATTTTAACGTTTCTCTGCGTCCCAAGCTCCTGAACGAGTGTATCGGTCAGGGCAATGTCAAAGATAAGCTCGCCATTGCTATCGCCGCCGCCAAGCAAAGGGGCGAACCTCTGGAGCACATTCTTTTTTACGGCCCGCCCGGGTTGGGCAAAACTACGCTGGCCAACGTCGTCGCGAACGAAATGGGCGCAAGAATCCGCTGCTCGTCTGGGCCTGCTTTGACAAAGCAGGGCGACGTGATGGGCCTTTTGAGTAATATTAATACAGGCGACGTCCTCTTTATAGATGAGATTCACCGGCTAAGCACGCCGGTCGAGGAATTTATCTATCCAGCGATGGAGGAATTCAGGGTTGATTTCACCGTCGATAGCGGCCTGCACGCTAAGACCATCAATTTTCCGCTCAAGCGTTTCACGCTCATCGGCGCAACGACCCGTGCCGGCCTGCTCAGCGCGCCTCTTCGCGGCAGATTCGGAATGCTGTATCATCTCGAATTTTACAGTGCCGAAGAATTGACTTCTATTCTCGAACGCTCCGCCAAATTGCTGGATTTGCACTGCGATGATGACACTTTGAAATTGATTGCCGCCCGTTCCCGCGGCGCGCCGAGAACAGCAAATCGGCTCTTGAAACGCGTCCGCGATTACGCGCAGGTAAAAGGGCAAGGCGCACTCACCGCCAAAATCGTCGAAAGCGCATTGAAGATGGAGCAAATTGACCCGCTCGGCCTGGATGAACTGGACAGGGCCTTTATGCGTGCGCTGTCGGTTACATACGACGGCGGCCCGGCTGGAATCGATGCCATCGCCGCCACACTCGGCGAAGAGAGGGACACCCTTGAAGACGTCGTTGAGCCTTATCTTTTGCAGATTGGCTTTCTCCGTCGCACCAAACGCGGCCGTGAAATTACCGCAAAGGCCTGCAAACATCTCGGCCTGAAATATCACGAGAAGAAGGATTCCCCCGACCTCTTCGAAAAACAACAACCTTCCGCTGATTAG
- a CDS encoding helix-hairpin-helix domain-containing protein, with amino-acid sequence MIARIEGKLVKLDTDSALVQVGAVAYEVMLPSYCVSALAGSIGSDVTFCTMEYYEGSLGGGNLIPRIIGFLSDTERDFFEKFTSVKGIGIRKGLRCLSMPIANIASAIEAGDEKLLIAMDGIGKRTAQQIIAELKGKLGSFAIGVEQAAARSAFKPFQAEALEILIAWGERRNEAIELVELACKKHPDIKSAEELVPLVYRLKQGIEV; translated from the coding sequence ATGATAGCTCGAATTGAAGGAAAACTCGTTAAGCTCGATACCGACAGCGCGCTGGTGCAGGTTGGCGCAGTCGCCTACGAAGTAATGCTGCCCAGCTACTGCGTAAGCGCACTGGCCGGCAGTATCGGCTCGGACGTTACGTTTTGCACGATGGAATACTACGAAGGCTCTTTGGGCGGCGGAAATCTAATACCGAGAATCATCGGCTTCCTCAGCGATACCGAGCGGGACTTCTTTGAGAAGTTCACCAGCGTAAAGGGCATCGGTATCCGCAAAGGGCTGCGCTGCCTGAGTATGCCAATCGCCAATATAGCTTCTGCCATCGAGGCTGGCGACGAGAAGTTGTTGATAGCTATGGACGGCATCGGCAAAAGAACCGCCCAGCAGATTATCGCTGAGCTAAAAGGCAAATTGGGCAGCTTCGCAATAGGTGTCGAGCAGGCGGCGGCAAGGTCGGCATTTAAACCGTTCCAGGCCGAGGCCCTGGAAATCCTTATCGCCTGGGGCGAAAGAAGAAATGAGGCCATCGAGCTTGTCGAATTGGCCTGTAAAAAGCACCCGGATATAAAATCCGCGGAGGAGTTAGTGCCGCTGGTTTATCGGCTCAAACAAGGGATTGAGGTATAA
- a CDS encoding C-GCAxxG-C-C family protein → MSKAKKAVKCFEDGYNCSQAIFSTYGQDLGVSFEQALKIASGFGGGMRIDGTCGAVTGAFMVLGLKFAKGKDRPYDKIIKFDEAFRQKNKSTNCQALIGCDIRTKEGMDKATKEGLFRSICSQLVKDSAEILEEMLADDSSN, encoded by the coding sequence ATGAGTAAAGCAAAAAAAGCGGTGAAATGTTTTGAGGACGGCTACAACTGTTCACAGGCCATATTTTCAACATACGGTCAAGACCTCGGCGTTTCATTTGAACAGGCCCTCAAAATTGCTTCCGGCTTCGGCGGCGGAATGCGCATCGACGGCACCTGCGGCGCAGTTACAGGCGCCTTTATGGTCCTCGGCCTAAAATTCGCAAAGGGGAAAGACAGACCCTACGATAAAATTATTAAGTTCGACGAAGCTTTTCGCCAGAAGAATAAATCGACGAATTGCCAGGCCCTGATTGGCTGTGATATACGCACCAAAGAAGGAATGGATAAAGCCACCAAAGAAGGGCTTTTCAGAAGTATTTGTTCGCAATTAGTCAAAGATTCTGCCGAAATCCTGGAAGAAATGCTCGCAGATGATAGCTCGAATTGA
- the ruvC gene encoding crossover junction endodeoxyribonuclease RuvC, producing MKILGIDPGLQVCGYAVVDGDSLLEAGAIRTNPKSPIETKLNQIAEDIESLLKKFRPEMVAVEQLYSHYAHPRTAILMGHARGVILQSCAAAGVEVRSFSATRIKKSLTGNGRASKEQVQRTIQTFLRLPRLPEPPDVADAIAAAMCCANSKQLVEVSNE from the coding sequence ATGAAAATTCTCGGCATAGACCCTGGTTTGCAGGTGTGCGGCTATGCGGTGGTGGATGGTGACAGCCTGCTCGAGGCGGGCGCCATACGGACTAATCCAAAATCACCCATTGAGACAAAATTAAACCAGATAGCTGAAGACATTGAATCTTTGCTGAAGAAATTCAGGCCGGAAATGGTTGCCGTCGAACAGCTTTATTCTCACTACGCTCATCCAAGAACGGCGATATTGATGGGACACGCAAGGGGTGTTATACTGCAAAGCTGTGCAGCGGCCGGCGTCGAAGTCAGAAGTTTCAGTGCGACGCGCATAAAAAAATCGCTCACCGGCAATGGCCGGGCGTCGAAAGAGCAGGTGCAGCGGACGATTCAAACATTCTTACGCCTGCCGCGTCTCCCGGAGCCGCCCGACGTCGCTGATGCAATTGCCGCGGCTATGTGTTGTGCGAACTCGAAGCAGTTAGTAGAGGTTTCAAATGAGTAA
- the cysS gene encoding cysteine--tRNA ligase, translating into MGLKLYNSLTRKKEEFKPLKKDKVGIYVCGPTVYGHAHLGHAKSYVSFDILVRYLRYLDYNVTYVQNITDVGHLTDDADQGEDKIAKAAKKEKIHPMALAESYTRSYFEDMDALNCVRPDISPRASGHIVEQIEMVKTLLEKGCAYEVNGSVYFDISKFEDYGKLSGRNIEEMQAGARVEVSPDKKHPADFALWKKAEPNHIMQWPSPWGMGFPGWHLECSVMSTKYLGQPFDIHGGGIENQFPHHECEIAQSEAASGQQFAKYWVHNNMVTVDNQKMGKSLNNFITLKQAFSGSHEKLKRNYDPLAIRQLVLNSHYRSPLDFSDTALFAAQSGYEKMTNAVIAVRKRIKIASKGPIDKNVESKLKELKEKFETAMNDDLNTAIALSVMFDLAALANEQIAKNAASETLTAIDKMFAVLGGDVLGIIREKYTEQGGANTETLDKLVKMLIEQRNAARKKKDFAAADALRKQLEEAGVILEDTPGETVWRFK; encoded by the coding sequence ATGGGACTGAAGCTCTATAACAGCTTGACCAGAAAAAAAGAAGAATTTAAGCCGCTGAAAAAAGATAAAGTCGGAATCTACGTCTGCGGCCCGACCGTCTATGGCCACGCCCATCTCGGACACGCAAAAAGCTACGTCAGCTTTGATATCCTCGTGCGATACCTGCGTTATCTCGACTACAATGTTACTTACGTCCAAAATATCACGGATGTCGGCCACCTGACCGACGATGCCGATCAGGGCGAAGATAAAATCGCAAAGGCGGCAAAAAAAGAAAAGATTCATCCAATGGCGCTGGCCGAAAGTTATACCCGCAGCTACTTTGAAGATATGGACGCTTTGAACTGCGTTCGCCCCGATATTAGTCCACGGGCCAGCGGCCATATCGTCGAGCAGATTGAAATGGTAAAAACTCTTTTGGAAAAAGGCTGTGCCTACGAAGTTAACGGCTCGGTATATTTCGACATCTCCAAATTCGAAGACTACGGCAAACTCTCCGGCAGAAATATCGAAGAAATGCAGGCAGGCGCACGTGTCGAGGTCTCGCCTGACAAAAAACACCCCGCCGATTTCGCGCTTTGGAAAAAAGCGGAACCCAACCATATTATGCAATGGCCGAGCCCGTGGGGGATGGGTTTCCCCGGCTGGCATCTCGAATGTTCCGTGATGAGCACCAAGTATCTCGGCCAGCCCTTCGATATTCACGGCGGAGGAATAGAAAACCAGTTCCCTCACCACGAGTGCGAAATCGCCCAGTCTGAAGCTGCCAGCGGGCAGCAGTTCGCTAAATACTGGGTGCACAACAATATGGTCACCGTCGATAACCAGAAAATGGGCAAGAGCTTAAATAATTTTATTACCCTCAAACAGGCCTTCTCCGGCTCTCATGAAAAATTGAAGCGAAACTATGACCCATTGGCTATCAGGCAGCTGGTCTTGAACAGCCACTACCGAAGCCCGCTTGATTTTTCCGATACCGCTCTCTTTGCAGCCCAGAGCGGTTACGAAAAAATGACGAACGCCGTTATCGCAGTGAGAAAGCGAATCAAAATCGCGTCTAAAGGCCCAATCGACAAAAACGTCGAGAGCAAGTTGAAGGAATTAAAAGAAAAGTTCGAAACGGCGATGAATGATGACCTTAATACCGCCATAGCATTGTCGGTAATGTTTGACCTCGCTGCTTTGGCCAACGAGCAGATTGCCAAAAACGCCGCGAGCGAAACGCTTACCGCGATTGATAAGATGTTTGCGGTTCTTGGCGGCGATGTGCTGGGAATTATCAGAGAAAAATATACCGAACAGGGCGGAGCGAATACGGAAACATTGGATAAGCTCGTAAAAATGCTTATCGAACAGCGAAACGCGGCGAGGAAAAAGAAGGATTTTGCGGCAGCAGATGCTTTGAGAAAGCAGCTCGAAGAGGCCGGCGTAATTCTTGAGGATACGCCCGGCGAAACCGTCTGGAGATTCAAATGA
- the ispF gene encoding 2-C-methyl-D-erythritol 2,4-cyclodiphosphate synthase — protein sequence MIERPKPEYRSGIGTDIHELAVGRKLMLCGVHVPHPSGLAGHSDGDVGLHAVIDALLGAAAMGDIGTLFPDDEPRWEDADSKDLLAIVKERLEEKDWEIANVDLIIHADQPRLEPFKGHMKRCIAEILGIDFNTVNVKAKTDNGFGDVGAGDAIAATAIVLLKKKFRRTL from the coding sequence GTGATTGAGCGGCCTAAGCCCGAGTATCGAAGTGGAATCGGAACCGATATCCACGAATTAGCTGTAGGCAGAAAGCTTATGCTCTGCGGCGTTCACGTGCCTCACCCATCCGGATTGGCAGGTCACAGTGACGGCGATGTGGGTTTGCATGCCGTTATTGATGCCTTGTTAGGCGCAGCAGCAATGGGCGACATAGGGACATTGTTTCCCGATGATGAGCCGAGGTGGGAAGACGCCGATAGTAAAGACCTTTTGGCTATTGTCAAAGAGCGGCTCGAAGAAAAAGACTGGGAAATAGCCAATGTTGACCTGATAATACACGCTGACCAGCCCCGGCTGGAGCCATTCAAGGGACATATGAAAAGATGCATCGCCGAGATTTTGGGAATTGATTTTAACACCGTGAACGTCAAAGCAAAGACTGATAACGGATTCGGCGATGTCGGTGCAGGTGACGCAATCGCAGCGACAGCAATAGTCCTTTTGAAAAAGAAATTCAGAAGAACACTTTAA
- the hisB gene encoding imidazoleglycerol-phosphate dehydratase HisB → MAKRTAKIHRKTKETDVTLELNLDGVGKYQIDTGVGFLDHMLSHLAKHGKIDLVLRAKGDLDVDAHHTIEDIAICLGESLTKALGDKKGIARYGHSSVPMEEAMANVSVDLSGRSSCVYNVEYRTDKIGDFDVECLEEMLRSFSNNGKFNLHINVPYGTNSHHIAEAIFKGLGQALAEAVKIIGTDVPSTKGTL, encoded by the coding sequence ATGGCAAAGAGAACAGCTAAAATTCACAGAAAGACCAAAGAAACCGATGTGACCCTGGAGCTTAATCTGGACGGCGTCGGTAAATACCAGATAGATACAGGCGTTGGCTTTTTGGACCATATGCTTAGTCACCTCGCCAAGCACGGCAAAATCGACCTGGTGCTCCGCGCCAAAGGTGATTTGGATGTCGATGCACACCACACAATCGAAGATATAGCGATATGCCTGGGCGAGAGTCTCACCAAAGCCCTCGGCGACAAAAAAGGTATTGCCAGATACGGCCATAGTTCCGTCCCGATGGAAGAGGCGATGGCCAATGTTTCCGTAGATTTGTCAGGCAGGAGCAGCTGCGTGTATAACGTGGAATATCGAACAGATAAAATCGGTGACTTCGATGTCGAGTGTTTGGAAGAAATGCTGCGGAGCTTTTCAAATAACGGCAAATTCAACCTGCATATAAACGTGCCCTACGGCACAAACAGCCATCACATTGCTGAGGCAATTTTCAAGGGGTTGGGTCAGGCCCTTGCCGAAGCGGTAAAAATTATCGGTACAGACGTGCCAAGCACAAAGGGGACATTGTGA
- the hisC gene encoding histidinol-phosphate transaminase — MGYFRENIEKAKGYEPGFQPKDSDVVKLNTNENPYPPSPMALKILSEISPEQLRRYPDPIGSAFRQAAAEVNGVQPDYIMCCNGGDELLKMAIEAFCDENRPVAYPVPTYSLYPVLAGLQNCKAIEIPFDKEFNLPAKLIGTGAALTIVCNPNAPSGSFINVDELASLADETSGVLLIDEAYVDFAEKNCTALVKDFDNVIILRSMSKGYSLAGLRFGYAIARPDLITGLIKLKDSYNVDAVAIAVASAAIRDQDYFRKMVAKIVAERTRLTGQLRNLGLNVPDSSSNFVLAECKNGRAAEIYEKLAQRNIFVRYFDYPELKDKLRITIGTPEQNDKLLSALKDILQE; from the coding sequence ATGGGTTATTTCAGGGAAAACATCGAAAAGGCAAAAGGGTATGAGCCGGGCTTTCAGCCGAAGGACAGCGACGTAGTAAAGCTCAATACCAATGAGAATCCCTATCCGCCTTCGCCGATGGCGTTAAAGATCTTGTCTGAAATAAGCCCGGAACAGCTTCGCCGATATCCCGACCCGATTGGAAGCGCCTTTAGGCAGGCCGCTGCGGAAGTTAACGGTGTCCAGCCGGATTATATTATGTGCTGCAACGGCGGAGACGAGCTGCTAAAGATGGCCATCGAGGCGTTTTGTGATGAGAATAGACCTGTCGCCTATCCGGTTCCGACTTATTCGCTTTATCCGGTATTGGCCGGGTTGCAGAACTGCAAAGCAATAGAAATTCCGTTTGACAAAGAATTTAACCTGCCGGCCAAGCTGATCGGGACCGGTGCCGCCTTGACGATTGTCTGCAATCCGAACGCGCCCAGCGGCAGTTTTATAAATGTCGATGAGCTGGCTTCGCTGGCTGATGAGACCAGCGGTGTATTATTGATTGACGAGGCCTATGTGGATTTTGCGGAGAAAAATTGCACGGCTCTTGTCAAAGATTTTGATAATGTGATTATACTTCGCTCGATGAGCAAGGGGTATTCGCTCGCGGGATTGCGGTTCGGATATGCAATTGCCAGACCGGATTTGATAACGGGCCTTATTAAGCTCAAGGATTCCTACAATGTCGATGCGGTCGCTATCGCAGTAGCCTCTGCCGCAATCCGCGACCAGGATTATTTCCGAAAGATGGTTGCAAAGATAGTAGCCGAACGCACAAGATTAACCGGGCAGTTAAGAAATCTCGGCTTAAATGTCCCCGACAGCAGTTCCAACTTTGTCTTGGCGGAATGCAAAAACGGCAGGGCGGCTGAAATCTATGAAAAATTGGCTCAGCGAAATATTTTTGTTCGGTATTTCGATTACCCTGAGCTTAAAGATAAATTGAGAATCACTATTGGCACACCAGAACAAAATGATAAACTACTTTCGGCTTTGAAAGATATTTTGCAGGAATAG
- the accD gene encoding acetyl-CoA carboxylase, carboxyltransferase subunit beta produces the protein MTMTKKTKKHWNGFSLKPRKEMPEGLWIRCPGCEHMLYKSAVEQNLNICPECNHHFRIGAETRIKYLVDEGSFQEVLSDMTTDDPLAFRFRGTTYKQRLKTDEEKSGVKEAIRIGKAFIKGRGVILGVMEPNFMMGSMGFVVGEKFCAAVDKAMEENLPLVVVSCSGGARMHEGVVSLGQMAKTSAALAKYDEAGGLFISVLTDPTTGGVTASFAMLGDCIIAEPGALIGFAGPRTIAETIKVELPEGFQTAEFMLEHGFVDMIVHRKDLRSEIARLIDYCKK, from the coding sequence ATGACTATGACCAAAAAAACTAAAAAACACTGGAACGGCTTTTCGTTGAAGCCGCGTAAGGAGATGCCCGAAGGGCTTTGGATACGCTGTCCTGGCTGCGAGCATATGCTCTATAAAAGCGCGGTCGAGCAGAATCTTAACATTTGCCCGGAGTGCAATCATCATTTTCGCATCGGAGCCGAAACTCGAATTAAGTATCTCGTTGACGAAGGTTCTTTTCAGGAAGTTTTAAGCGACATGACGACCGATGACCCGCTTGCCTTCAGGTTCAGAGGAACCACTTATAAACAGCGTCTCAAAACCGATGAAGAAAAAAGCGGCGTCAAAGAGGCTATACGAATCGGCAAGGCCTTTATCAAGGGAAGAGGCGTTATTCTCGGTGTGATGGAGCCGAATTTTATGATGGGCTCTATGGGCTTTGTCGTCGGCGAAAAATTTTGCGCAGCTGTCGACAAAGCAATGGAAGAGAATTTGCCTTTGGTTGTGGTTAGCTGTTCCGGCGGAGCTAGGATGCACGAAGGTGTGGTTTCGCTCGGCCAGATGGCCAAAACTTCTGCGGCGTTAGCTAAATATGATGAAGCAGGGGGGCTTTTCATCTCAGTTCTGACGGACCCGACCACCGGCGGGGTAACGGCCAGCTTCGCTATGTTGGGCGATTGTATAATAGCTGAACCCGGGGCGCTTATCGGCTTTGCCGGGCCTCGTACCATTGCCGAGACTATAAAGGTGGAGCTGCCGGAGGGGTTTCAGACGGCCGAATTTATGCTTGAGCACGGCTTTGTCGATATGATTGTCCACCGAAAAGACCTCCGCAGCGAAATCGCCCGCCTTATCGACTACTGCAAAAAATAA
- the rpe gene encoding ribulose-phosphate 3-epimerase gives MKMRLPKAGTIEIAPSILSADFAKLADELAVIEKAGAKMVHLDIMDGHFVPNITIGPPVVEKLRKHSELFFDCHLMVTDPRKFAPIFVKAGANHLTFHIETGQNPVELIKALHDMGATAGLCLNPETPLKAIEKVAHLCDMILVLTVHPGFGAQKFIPEAAKKIIKIREIVGPDIRVEVDGGMNPQTAPLAVSYGADTIVAGNAIFSKTDRIAAINAIRDACK, from the coding sequence ATGAAAATGCGCCTACCAAAAGCAGGGACAATCGAGATTGCGCCGTCAATATTGAGCGCCGATTTTGCGAAATTGGCCGATGAGCTTGCCGTTATCGAAAAAGCAGGTGCGAAAATGGTGCATCTGGATATTATGGATGGTCATTTCGTTCCTAACATTACCATCGGCCCGCCGGTGGTCGAAAAGCTGCGAAAGCACAGCGAACTCTTCTTCGATTGCCACCTGATGGTTACCGACCCGCGGAAATTCGCCCCTATATTCGTTAAGGCCGGCGCCAACCATTTGACATTTCACATCGAGACTGGGCAGAACCCTGTCGAGCTGATAAAGGCCCTTCACGATATGGGTGCCACAGCAGGTCTGTGCCTTAACCCCGAAACGCCCTTAAAAGCGATAGAAAAAGTCGCTCATCTTTGTGATATGATTCTGGTGCTGACCGTCCATCCGGGTTTCGGGGCGCAGAAGTTTATACCGGAAGCTGCGAAGAAAATTATTAAAATCAGAGAAATCGTAGGCCCCGATATACGCGTGGAAGTCGATGGCGGAATGAACCCTCAAACCGCGCCGCTTGCAGTTTCCTACGGTGCCGATACTATTGTGGCCGGCAACGCAATATTCTCAAAAACCGACCGTATTGCCGCAATAAACGCCATTCGTGATGCCTGTAAGTAA
- a CDS encoding phosphoglycerate kinase encodes MAKKTVTDINVKGKKVLMRVDFNVPLDENCNITSDTRIVAALPTIKTIFDKGGSVILMSHLGRPDGEKVAKYSLAPVAKKLGELLKKDVIFANDCIGPEVKKKAADLKPGDCMLLENVRFHKEEEIKDKNAKDNPALRKAKDDFAKQMAELGDVYVDDAFGTAHRDNASMYTVPVMMEGKDRVIGFLLEKELKFLGDSVNNPKRPFVAILGGAKVSDKLKVIENLMKKVDRILIGGAMAFTFFKAAGLTIGKSLCENDFVDKAKELIASSKKGKCELVIPTDSIIVQKIEANASNKTAVGSIPDGWIGVDIGPEAVKLFVKNLEGSKTVVWNGPMGVFEMPPFDEGTKAVAQAVAKATDDGATSVIGGGDSASAIKKLGLSKRVSHVSTGGGASLEFLEGKKFVCLEVLDEK; translated from the coding sequence ATGGCTAAGAAAACAGTCACCGATATAAACGTAAAAGGGAAAAAAGTATTGATGCGGGTCGATTTCAACGTTCCGTTGGATGAAAATTGCAATATTACAAGCGATACGCGAATAGTCGCGGCGCTTCCGACAATAAAAACAATCTTTGATAAAGGCGGCTCTGTTATTCTGATGAGCCATCTCGGCAGGCCCGACGGGGAAAAAGTCGCTAAATACTCGCTTGCTCCTGTAGCAAAAAAATTAGGTGAGCTGCTGAAAAAGGATGTTATCTTCGCGAATGACTGCATCGGGCCTGAGGTGAAGAAAAAAGCGGCTGATCTCAAGCCCGGCGATTGTATGCTGCTTGAAAATGTCAGGTTCCATAAGGAAGAGGAAATAAAGGATAAAAACGCAAAGGACAATCCTGCCCTGAGAAAAGCCAAAGACGACTTCGCAAAACAAATGGCGGAACTCGGCGATGTCTACGTCGATGATGCGTTCGGCACAGCCCATCGCGATAACGCTTCGATGTACACCGTTCCCGTTATGATGGAAGGCAAGGACCGGGTCATCGGCTTTCTCCTTGAAAAAGAGCTTAAATTCCTGGGCGATTCTGTGAACAACCCCAAAAGGCCGTTTGTCGCCATCCTCGGCGGTGCGAAGGTCTCCGATAAACTGAAAGTCATCGAAAATCTTATGAAAAAGGTCGACCGCATCCTCATCGGCGGCGCTATGGCATTTACCTTCTTTAAGGCAGCGGGGCTGACAATAGGAAAGAGTCTCTGCGAAAATGACTTTGTCGATAAAGCCAAAGAGCTGATAGCCAGCTCCAAAAAAGGCAAATGTGAATTGGTCATCCCGACCGATTCAATCATCGTTCAGAAAATCGAGGCCAATGCTTCTAATAAAACCGCAGTCGGCAGTATTCCTGACGGGTGGATAGGAGTCGATATCGGCCCTGAGGCGGTTAAACTATTCGTCAAGAATCTCGAAGGCTCAAAAACCGTTGTCTGGAACGGACCTATGGGTGTTTTTGAAATGCCGCCCTTCGATGAAGGCACAAAAGCCGTTGCCCAGGCGGTAGCGAAAGCTACCGATGATGGAGCGACAAGTGTTATCGGCGGTGGTGACAGCGCAAGTGCGATAAAGAAGCTCGGCCTTTCAAAACGCGTCAGCCATGTTTCAACGGGCGGCGGAGCTTCGCTGGAATTTCTCGAAGGCAAAAAATTCGTCTGCCTCGAAGTCCTCGATGAAAAATAA
- a CDS encoding nucleoside-diphosphate kinase, producing the protein MGKEQLEQTLVLIKPDALKNSITGFIFSQFSEFHTGARFAATKVVNVNRFLAEEHYAEHKGKVFYEPLLEYITGASHYPEQEKWKRRVIAIVFQGRGVLEKIRSIAGPTDPHEAREKRPGCIRALGTMVPIRDADGNVIGSRMDNLIHTSATFADAEREIKLWFLPHDIPPLMRAYPTEVCSTYYYYKDGRLYDVYEPGSSFLLAPGDVVWKSDLEILHAYARGEPGRDRLNTVVAKYLINKS; encoded by the coding sequence ATGGGCAAAGAACAGCTTGAACAGACACTGGTTCTCATCAAGCCGGACGCCCTTAAGAATTCCATCACAGGATTTATCTTCTCACAGTTTTCGGAATTTCATACAGGAGCGCGTTTTGCCGCCACAAAGGTCGTCAATGTCAACAGGTTCCTTGCGGAAGAGCACTACGCCGAACACAAGGGGAAAGTGTTTTATGAGCCGCTGCTTGAATATATTACCGGGGCGAGTCATTATCCTGAGCAGGAAAAATGGAAACGCAGGGTAATTGCAATTGTCTTTCAAGGCCGCGGTGTCCTGGAAAAAATAAGGTCGATAGCAGGGCCGACTGACCCGCACGAGGCAAGAGAAAAAAGACCCGGCTGTATCAGGGCGCTCGGAACAATGGTGCCAATAAGGGATGCAGACGGCAACGTTATCGGCAGTCGAATGGACAATTTGATTCATACGTCAGCCACGTTCGCTGACGCCGAACGGGAAATCAAGCTCTGGTTTTTACCGCATGACATTCCCCCGCTGATGCGTGCATATCCTACGGAGGTATGCTCTACTTATTATTATTACAAGGACGGCCGGCTTTATGATGTTTATGAGCCGGGCAGTTCGTTTTTACTCGCTCCCGGAGATGTGGTTTGGAAAAGCGACCTGGAGATTCTCCATGCCTATGCCAGGGGCGAACCCGGAAGAGACAGGTTAAACACCGTTGTGGCAAAATATCTTATCAACAAAAGTTAG